A window of Cryptomeria japonica chromosome 3, Sugi_1.0, whole genome shotgun sequence contains these coding sequences:
- the LOC131030633 gene encoding uncharacterized protein LOC131030633, producing MGSLPPLTADAIALTEKKMDMTLDDIIQMSKKTKPKTRKQRTSNKSQRPFPNKYGARDGASKAHVQQSVAARSSALRQAKLAEMRSRNGNNQFPAVKEAARRIAVARSVQWNKRRNAQFSVPINRPLPMVSFANKVNGTVKQRPQTLDSLFANMKEQRLRAQAQAGGRQNGVRQVGGRQNGGRQVIGRQNGGRPIGGRQNGGRPTNFANKQTNFGNQNGGRPTNFANKQTNFGEFGGYQRNRQGNFGGYQRNFPPRQRSN from the exons ATGGGAAGTTTACCACCACTCACTGCTGATGCAATTGCACTTACTGAAAAGAAAATGGACATGACACTTG ATGACATCATCCAAATGTCAAAGAAAACTAAGCCAAAGACAAGGAAGCAGCGAACCTCG AATAAGAGCCAGCGACCTTTTCCAAACAAATATGGTGCAAGGGATGGTGCGTCCAAAGCCCACGTCCAACAATCAGTGGCTGCAAGATCTTCAGCTCTTAGACAG GCAAAGCTTGCGGAGATGAGGTCAAGGAATGGAAATAATCAGTTTCCAGCTGTGAAAGAAGCAGCAAGAAGGATAGCTGTTGCAAGATCCGTCCAGTGGAACAAGAGAAG GAATGCACAATTTTCTGTACCAATTAACAGGCCATTACCAATGGTTTCTTTTGCTAACAAG GTCAATGGAACAGTTAAACAGAGGCCACAAACCCTTGATTCCCTTTTCGCAAATATGAAAGAGCAGCGGCTGAGGGCACAGGCTCAGGCTGGTGGAAGGCAGAATGGTGTAAGGCAGGTTGGTGGGAGGCAAAATGGCGGGAGGCAGGTTATTGGGAGGCAAAATGGTGGGAGGCCGATTGGTGGGAGGCAAAATGGTGGGAGGCCAACAAACTTCGCGAACAAACAGACAAATTTTGGAAATCAAAATGGTGGGAGGCCAACAAACTTCGCGAACAAACAGACAAATTTTGGAGAATTTGGTGGTTATCAAAGAAATCGTCAAGGGAACTTTGGTGGTTATCAAAGAAATTTTCCACCACGTCAGAGATCAAACTAG